The nucleotide sequence TTTTTTTGTGCTCTGCTACACATTTTCTAGCATTGCCTGATTTTTAATGCAAGCTTAGGTTTTCGTACTTGCCTCGGGGTTTTCAAACTATTCAAGGAATAGAAATACCATCTCCAGTTTGTTTACATTTCACACCATTCAGCGCAATGAACTTTACACATTTTTCAAGTTTAAATGGCCGCCAGGCACTTTGactaataagaaaaaaaagtaTTACCTGAATGCCAGGTATAAACTTGACACTTTTGAGGCACTATAAGCGTCGGGACTCGGTTGAATCGGGCTCAGACGACAGTCTGCCAGGATCCCTAAGTTGGCTTTTGATTAAGTCTCCGCTGAGGCCGTGCTAAATTGTTTGCACTGAGGCGTTTGGGTTAAGTTAGGGGGCGGCGGGGGGTTAAGGATAGAACGTGCTCAAGTTTTTGTTATGAAATTGAGCCTAGACAAGCCAGGCGAAGCCCCTTCTTCGCTGACAACTCGACTCCTTTTCAGCAACTCGGGACAATGGAACTTGTGCGACACGCTCAAGGCAGAAGTGGAAAAGGATATGTATCAAAAGGCGGAAAACTAAGAACAGGATATACTCCTCGGCACAAAAAACAGACGGCAGACAGCATACCTGGCTACTTGTTATAATTGGCAAGCTGGCGAACGCTCCAGACACCAGTTAACTTTCAAATTTTCCCCGCGATGAGCTCTCAAAGGAACATTCCTGCTGAAGGTGTTCTCCGATTCCCAAAGGGGAAATGTTTTCGCGGCTCTGTGAGGAAGTTTTAATAAGGGAGGGATAGGTTTTAAGGGCTTAAATTGGGGAAAACATTAGGTCCATATTAAATAACGTTTATAACTGAATTTTTAGTATTGACCTTCAATAAAAACCCTTCTGAACCCATATTTCCCCTTTTCGGTTATTCTGCGTTTAGAAAAATTGGTGGAATTGCCCAACATAATAGTTAAATGGGCCCAAACCATCGAATTGTCAATTTTACCAATGAAATAGTTACTCTaacaacatcaaaatacacacaacattttattttatggtTGTTTAAGtactttattaaataataaccTTTTTTACAGTTGCTTAACTATCCGTGTTGGTCAATTTTACCcatataattttgttttatgtaaaaaataataaagaaatactTACTctcataacaacaaaataaacaaagcaacaaaaaaagaCACTACTATCCCAATTTTTAACTGTTGCCAGCCTTTTTTATAGTTACCTAACTATCCGTATTGGTCAATTTTACCCATATAAATTCTTGTTGTGTAACAATAGACCGAAATCTACTTCAGAGCCCCTGCTATTGTATCGCTTCTCGAGTACCGATATCCATATCAACTTCTTTGGTAAACAAATCGAATGCGCTTACTAAATGTGCAAACAAAGTGCCAAACGACAATTAAATCAACAAATAAGCTCGTGTAATTGAGTACGCCAAAGGCGGTCGGTGGGTGGGTGTTTCGGTGGATCGGTGGATTCAGAGGTTCTGAAAATTGAGTGGGTTGGCGGGGTGCATCGGTGGATCGAGTATAGATAACCCTTCGGGCACGCCACCTCCGAGTGGTTGCTGGGGATTGGATTGGATGACGCAGCGAAGACAGCCAGTCTGGCCCAGTCGCATATGCAATTCCCATTCATTtattaataacttttttgCCTCGGCCGTTGAGACGTGCAATTTGCCGTTTTGCGGCTGCAGTTTTGTTTCGTTTTTTTCtcgcttttttttaattattttaattgcgTTGCATCTGATCGAATGCTGGCGTacagttttatttattgtttaattGTAATTTTCGCATTTACGTTGTTGATTGCAGCGTGTTGTTGGCAGGAGAATCGGTTTAATCAACTGCTAAATGCTTTTTGCTCGTTGCAAAGTGATAAAATTCGGTTATATGGCGATGGCAAAATTTATGAGCATATTTTTAGTGCGGAAGTTGGGAAAATTTAGCTTAAAAGGGTATTATTAAAAGAACGCAGAAATGTTTTGAATTACACTTAAGAACTTAATGAGTTTTAGGTTTTACAGAGTGGTAACTATGgtctataaaaatgtttagatTAGCagttatattttactaccAAACATATATCTTGGGAATACTTTAAATTTCTTTCATCTTATTTCAAGCTGATTCAGCCAGTTATATTTTACTGTTTTACCCAGCCATATTTTTTACGCTCCTCCGGCACACAGAACACATGCTCACCGCTTTTCCACTCCTCCGGAAAATCCTTTGGATCGCCGGAAAATATGCAAACAACTGCCAAGACCAAAGACTTGTGTTTCGCTCAGTTTCCTGTCAATCGATGTGCATCGTATAAGTTCCTTGGGAACGTCGTCTTATGCCTGATTTTCCTTTGGCTTTTTATGGCCTTTTAAGCTGTTCTGCTTTTGTTGTGCGGAGTGAAGTgaggaaattgaaaaattGCATTTGTCTGTCGCTGATAAAATATTGAGCAGCTTGCACATTCTATAGCCCCCTGGTTTTAGCTGTTCTGTCGTGATAAGCGTTTGAGCTATTTCCAGAAAATTCTCTCATGGAAATTGGCAAAGAATGAAAATGCCAGGCGGGTGGGAGAGTTTCGAAATTCTATTCAGCTGTCCCTCAAAGGGTTTCCTCATTCCTTAAAGCCGTTTTTCAACGGCATTTAATTCCTGAGATATTTAATTGAATTCTTGCATATTAGCTTTAACGTTGCAGTTATTGCTCGCGTGTTTGCTGGCCCCGTTTTTAGTAAGCCTTGCCTCGAGAAgattaataaaatttatatgcTTCGGATCATCAAAGTCTAGAATTAGAATTGCCGACAATATGGGATTTATCTTCTCCATACACACTTGACCTTAGGCTTTATTATCGGGATTTTTTGCTGACGCACCAGTGCAGTAGATAACATTCATCGTTTGTTTTCTTGGATTCCCACAAAATTAATGCGTGAATTTGATTCCATCTGGGCTTGCCAAATCATAAACAAAGAAACTTTCTCTTTGTTTTTGAGGCATTACgccattttattaaattgttgTGTATCAAAGAATCATTCTTTAAGCATCTCAGGAGAACTTTCTCCTTCTTTTCACATGAATCATGTTACTTTCGCAAATTTGTCATTAGCTTCCGCATATTTTGTACCGCTCCTTATGGGCATTTATATTTTGTTCCGAAAGTATCGCATTCCAAAAATGGCTAATTAGCAGCTTACCAAAATTGGTAATTAACAGCGGGATATCTGATCTTTGTAGATTGTAGATTCGTACATAGATCGACACCTGATTGACATGCAGTTCGAGACAAAAACTTGATCGAATTGTGCAGGCCCCCAAAAGGCATTCAGAGAACAATCTTTTGTCATATATAGAGAAGCCAGAACACAGAGTTTCTTGATCATTGTTTCCCGAATTCTCTACCAATTTCCTGAAGAGCCATTAATTAGTCACTTGCCTTGGCCATGAGCAGTTTTTACCGTTCATCTGTGGGGAAACATCGGCAGCTGTTGCCTAATTAAATCGAGGTGACAGACGATCTGACGAACTGAAATGCGAGTTGACCAACCAAATTAGTAATCTCGCATCGTGACAGACGACAAATCGCCTTAAATGAACGACTTCATATGTAATTTTTGTGggatttttatttactgtttTTGGTTGTTGCCATAGCTGATTGTGCTTCCTCTTCGTGTGTGGGCGTTTTGTGTTAACTGTAAAATGAGTTTTTACACttttttggccaagttattcAGGTCTCCGACATGCATTTCATGTTGTAATCCTGAGCTTTGCTTGAGTTTAAAATGGAGTTCAGTGTGGAGTGTTCCTTTGTTCTGTCATCTTGAGCTTGTTTCGATtctgtatattttttttttaaattttaaattaaatattcatCAATAAATGTCAATGTCAAGTGAAGTTGCCGCTTGCTTTGAGGGTCTCGAGATTTTGGGATAAGAGATTGCAGTTTGCTGAAAGATTCGATGGCTTGGAGTTTTGATGGCAGAAATGAAACATGAGATTGTTTGGTGAAGCCATGGGGGTTTATTATCCAAATTGTGCTTCGAAGTTGGCTGATCAAAGATAtaatttcctttttaaaagatttttgtACCAGTATAAACTGGAACAAGCTTGTTTCATTCCCTATAAAGTTTTTTAAGTTACAATAATTACAATAACTActgatattattatttgtatagTATTTGAATGATGAaagtaaaatttaaaaaaccttTTAGATAATTGTATTCATAATAAGTATGTGATTATTTTTACAGTATAAGCCTAGAAGTTGGTAAAAAAATGAAAGAACTCTTTGCGATCTCATCTCGTTGCCAGCCACAACTTCCTTCCTATATCTCAGCTCGGCTATAGCTTCCTTCCCCGATATCTGGCCAATCCATATGGCATTTCCCATTCCGTTCCACTGACCAACTTATGGAACTCGCACTTTGCAAACTCGTTTAGCCGCCGATTCCGAAGTGCGACGCAATTGTTCGAGTTGGGCTGCCAGAGATACGAGTACTCGAACCCGCACTCGTATTTATTCATACTCGCCCGTGCGGTGCGGTGACTCTAGTATATTTTTATGTGtacttttttttctttttgcatTTAGCCAGCACTTCAAGGTTATAATGAGCAACATATGCTGCGGGTAGGCGAGcaaactgcaactgcaactgcaaatGCAATCAACTGCAAAGGCACAACTAAAAATGCATTTCAACGTTGCCGACGACGATTTATTCTTTTGTGTGGCAACTAAAGCGAGGCATTTTTCACGTTTTTCCGCTGCCTCCGAGCTGTTCTTAAGCTTTTTCTGAGGCGTTCTGCTTAGTTAAACTTTTGCCTGATTGATGTTTGTCAGCTGCTGCCCAGCGGCCTTAGAAATGGTTGCAACATCGCCTAGAACCGATGGAGAATTAAAGTGAATTATACACATAATTGCATTTTTTTTCAGTCCCCGTTGTTCTGTCCAGATGCGACTGGTACTCGTAATTCAATTAAACATTTTGCACATATTGTTCGAATAAAAAACAATACTCCCAACAATTGGTCACGTTTCGTCACCAACACTGCATCGCCCGCATTGAGCTGCGATCATAAAAATGGTTGAGGTGCCGTGAATGATCGGACCCAACTACCTTATAGAGATGGCCAGGAAAGCAAAGCTTTTCAAAATTCTAGAATTTGAAAAATTGATTATATAAGCCAAAGATTGAACAAATACTGCCTAAATGgaaagcttttaaaaataaagtacATTTTCCTTCAATAGAAGATATTTAAAAGACTAATTAACACATTTCTGTTCGTGATAAATCCCAAACGAATTTATAAACTAAATTAAAACACAATAAGAAAAGATCACTGACCGTTGATTAACACCTAATTAAAGTGCGAATTAGATAACACAATATAAAACATAATTGGCATTATTAAGCCTTAATTTAATTAAGTCGAACCAAGTAGTTTGTTTGCTCAACAAAACAGAACACAAAAAATCAGATAAAATTACTTAATAACAGATTTTAGCTTTTTCTTATTTGAGAATGTTCTGAGATTTCAGATAGTAAACCGATAACATTGTTAAACAAAATCACCGTTTAAGTATTGAATTTTAAACATTCTCACTTAATCAAAGATTAAATCACACTGTGTATAGTTTGCATACGTATTTTTCCGATCTCCGATTAAATCACAGTTTAGTAACCCACGGCAATTTATGCGATATACGATCACTTGGATAATTTATATTGACGGCTTTACCGTTTGTGCCAGCACCGCATGAAAATATATCTCATATGTAAATGCGATGGCAAACGAAATGAGTTGGTAAATAATTTTCCACACAATTTGCAATTagtaataacatttttatcgGGCTCGGGCTTTGGCTATAGCTCGTCAATTTCATCATAAAGGCAGTACACAGGGAGAAGTGATCAAAATATGTTTATCTTTATCTTGACAACTATATTACATGGCTTGGAATTTCAAATAGTACCTCATATGTGATATAAGACATGAGATAAAAAGGAAATCAGCACACAAAGGATAAGGCTTGATTACCGATTAAAAGTTGACCGTGGGTGATACAACTTATTCAAGGTATTCAAACAGCTATTTTTACTATGACAtccattaaatatttaaattaccACATTTGGTATGACAAGAACATAGTCAGTAGAATATACTTTATATTTAATAGGATGGAAATGTAAACAGTAAAATAGGAAAGAGTATGGAATTGATGATTAAAAAGGTATCCCTACTTATCTTGACCACTATATTGGACTACATTTAAACTAGTATTATATGATACAAGTTATTTCAGATatcaaaacatttatttttagtaTTAAAAGAGGACTTTTTGGGTTCGTACTAAACAAAATATCCCTTTAATATGTGTGGTATTTGTTCTCTGTGCACCAGCATCGCCATGGCATGGCTAGTTATATAAGTTGGCCAGGCAGTAATGATCCCTGCCGTTGGCTTCGCTTCGTTTCTGAAGCTGAAGCTAAAGCTGGCAGATTTTCAAGGTTAAAAGCGACTCTGCGATGGCGCGCGGCGAGCGCACGTGAGTTTTGCTCAGCTGCTAGCCAGCGAACTGCATAGCAAACTAGTTTCAAATGCCTGGCAGTATCTTACAGATACAGATGCTAAGGCTGCGGCAAAAGGAGTGGCTCTTAACTCGCTTCGCTTCGGTTCGGTTCGGATCGGCTTGTCTTGGCTTGGCCTGGCCTGGCCTGCAATTAAATACAGATTTTTTGCGCTcttgcaactgcaactgcaaatGCAAACGCAAACGCAACAGCTGTGGGCTCgtttcgattcgattcgagTTCAAGGCTATTGGGTCAAATTGCAAATTAGTCGCCTGCAGGTTGACAGTGAGTGACATTATTGTATATCTGCAAACTGACCACCGACAAAGAGGCAGGCAGACAGCCAGATCGGATGGATGGATGTATTGGCTAGATGGTCGGACATTCCCTGCGGTCAATTATCGTTCTTGCTGTCCGGTAATCGGCATCCGTAAGATACTTGTACTTCtgccgccggctgctggcgatTTGTATAAATTTTGCATTACAATCAATCATTTGTCTCGCTGGGCAATGGCtttttaagtaaataaacatTAAGAAATCATACAGATGAAAATGTACACCCAACTAATGGGGAGCTCACAATTTATGCGCATATCAAGTGGCCAGCTTAGCAGCGCATTTACCTATCAACGCTTTTGTTGTCGATTTGCATGAAATTGCAAGTGAAAAAAAAGGAGGAGAAAAATTGAAATACAACTGGCAGTCAAACAGAAGATACAAATACGCTTCTCGATGCATGCATAAATGATGCTAAAGCTGGAAGATCCCACtggcagatacagatactttTCAAGTTGGGCCACTCAAGTAGATGCTCTTGGCAATGTTTGgcaaagatacaaaaaaaaaaagaagaaatacTTAGAGCAAGTGAGCACGAGAATCGGCAATGACGTGTAAACAACTGAGATACAAATGTATCTTGAGGCGGCTTGTAAGATACTTAACGCTGCGAGTAAGTGGAATTTTGTTTGCCATTGTTCATGGATATGTTTCAGATGGGTtataaaaatgtgtatttaGGAAGTTATAATATCTTTTATAAGGATTTTCggttaatttataaaatactcCATATAAATTTACGAAGTAAACCTTTAATGACTAGTTTTATTGGTAAATACGCCATACTACTTAATTAAGGGACTTGAAATAAAGGTGACCGAAACCCATTAAATATTTGCAACGTTTCATATAACATCTTATTTGCACATTTATCTTAAAAGCTACATTATGTGGTTTCCTGCTGCACCAGTATATGAAGATATTCCACTTTAATGTGCACTGAAGCCTGTAGCTGGTGGGGGCTACCAGATCGTTTTATGGGCGGTTTTATGATCGGAGAGGACTTGCCATAATTACGCCAGGTTTTACAGTCAGTCGGCTAAGTGGCAGTTGGCAAGACAATGCGTTCGACAGACCCCGACCTTAGAAACTTCCCTACATTGTCACTGACTCAAGTTGACTTCATTCCAGAACCGGCCAATGCCACCTTTGTTTACCTCATCCATTGTTGGGTGATCTTTATTACGGGTATAAGTAGGTGCACAGTACATCATCCAGAGGGCGAACTAATTTTAATTACTTTAAAGAGTCTGTCTATAAAGATGTATAGTAATGAAATGGATTATTACCTTTTtactaatattttaaaatggtaAATAAAAGAATAATATATTCAGATAATATTTCTGAAATACCTTTTATTGAATGCTGACTgtatattaattataaaatctcccgCTTTCGTTGCAGCCCCTCAAATCTTCCAGTATCCGCCGCCGCCGAGCCCCTCTTGCAATTTCACGGGCGGCGATGTGTTCTTCCCCCACGGCCACCCGAACTCGAATCCGCACCCGCGCACCCCCCGCACCAGCGTGAGCTTCTCCTCCGGCGAGGAGTACAACTTCTTccggcagcagcagccgcagccACATCCGCCGTATCCGGCGCCATCGACACCGCAGCCAATGCCACCGCAGTCAGCGCCGGCGATGCACTGCAGCCACAGCTACCCACAGCAGTCGGCGCACATGATGCCGCACCACTCCGCCCCCTTCGGGATGGGCGGTCCCTATTACGCCGCCTACACGCCGCCACCCACCCCGAACACGGCCAGTGCGGGCACCTCCACCTCGTCGGCGGCCTTCGGCTGGCACGGCCACATCCACAGCCCCCTCTCGTCGACGTCGACGCCCCTGTCGGCGCCAGTGGCGCCCAAGATGCGCCTGCAGCGCAGCCAGTCGGATGCGGCCAGACGGTGAGTAGCCGGCGATGCAGGGTGCCAAAAGATACAATGCCTGGGGGGTACTCAGATACAGGTTCGGATCGATGAGCTCCCAAAAATGTGGGGGAAAAGTTCCGAACCGTAATATGTTTAGAATGACCAGGAGAGGTTTCCGTTTAAGGTACCTTAGAATGTATTTTACATATCTTGGTGTTATAATGATATATGGGTAAAAGATACACCAATTCCGAAGCATAGCAAGGCTGATGTAAGGCAAACAGAAAATAGCATAAGAAAGTgtgaataataataaagagGGTCGGGATCACATTGAAGTCTGTAAGGAACTTGGGTTATAGGGCATATATTACCCAATTAGCTTTTCATATTAGGGTGTTTGCGTTCTCCTCAGATTTTAACTGTCCTTAAAAAGTTTTATAGTCACCTCCCCTATCCAGATAAATTGGATTCGAACCTATTTAGTAATAACATTCCAATACCTCATCTTTCCTGTGCCTCAAATCGAAAATGTTAAGAAACAGgttgaaaaataattttgaaaatcaGGTTTATATCCGTTAGCTTTCCAGAAACTTTCGAAGAAACATGCCTCCACGAATTGTAGGGCATATATTAACCTTTAAAAGCCTCTACTTTTTGGGGGTATTCATTACACACTCTTGAGTCTGATGACTAGACATTCTCTTGAAAGAAACAGTTACACACAAGGCATAATAATGAATAAAAATTAAGTACCATGCGTAATAGCAAGATTATTTAACGCAATCTGGGCACCTTACGTTCCGCCCGACCCCTAGTCCAATTCCCATGACTCAACGCTAAGTTTTTAATTAATGAAATCGCCAAGTTGTCGCTGGATTATGCACACACACAGTGTGGCATACAGTGCCAAACCAATCCGAACCGACTGATAATTGCCCATGACGTTCCCAAGTTCCCAAGTCAGTCGTATATATGTGCAGCGATACTCATAGTGCCCATTTTGCGTCTCTTCCCACAGCAAGCGATTGACCTCGACGGGCGAGGATGAGCGCGAATACCAGAGCGATCATGAGGCCAGTTGGGACGAGTTCGATCGCTACGACAACTTTACGGCCGGACGGGAGCGTCTGCAGGAGTTCAATGGACGCATCCCGCCCCGGAAGAAGAAGAGCTCCAATAGCCACTGTGGCGGCGATAATAACCCAGTCTGCCAAAACAACAGCCAGCCCcgtgaccatagtgcatcctCCCATGCGGAGAGTGGTGGAACCAATGGCCACATCAGTCAGCAGCGACAGGTGGAGCGGGAGCGACAAAAGGCGAAGGCCGAGAAGAAGGTAAGAAAATATCTACCAATCCTAGTATATTCCAATCTAACAGAGAGAAATATtcaagtacattgttcttaaattgagaacattcgtccTTAAAACAGCGTTAGTAcattttgatattaattttcTCAATCTTAGAACAAAATGGTAAAAAGAGAAAAGTTTTATTGAGTTTACTTAACAtctttttgataagtatatTTAACTTGATTCtagcaaaatgaaaacattttcaacttcaaaaatgtcgttctatttttaagaacattttcaactcagatgaaAACGTCACAATTATCTCTGTTAAGTTAGTATATATTTATCAGGGATTGCAATCATAATAACATACAATAGCCATTATTTTCCAGTTTTATATGTATTAATTAGAAGTATCGctcaaaaataattatgattatgaaatattataatttatacattttcaactcTTTTACTATTTGAAATCGCATCAAATCTGCATAGCGGGTATATTTAGAAAGTATTTGAAACTGACAGGCCCCTTCTATTCCATTCTCACTGGCAGTACTTTCTCAGCCCCCCACTATCCAGCAATTAGAATAACAAGAGGAGATAAGTTGGGGAGTTCATTAACTCGGGGCTTTACACATCTGCTATACCAGTTCTTGCCTCGAAAGCCGTGGCacgtggcaaacatttttcaaaGGCTCAACTAGAGGAAAAGTGCTAAAAATACGCGCCGAGGAATGACAAATTGCCACAGGCGAAAGGAGTCGCAGATTCACTCGCAAATGTATCTGTATTTAGTAGAGTGTGGCCTGGGCATGTATAACACTTTTTGCACATGCTAAATGTGtgataaaaattaattgcGCAGTGCGGAGAGAAAGAGTCGCTCATGTCACTTGTCCCGTCCCGTCTCGTCTCGTCTCGCTTTATGTTAATCAAGGCAGGCGCCTCTATATAACACCATATACCATATACGTATCCCCCTTAAGTCGGGCCTTTGTGACGGCCCTCATTGAGCTCACTTTTTTACGCGTTGCgcttttttagttttagtttctTGCGCCTTTGCCTGCGCAATTGAAAGAAATGCATAGTTGAAGAAATTCAATCGCAATCGCATGACACACACAGCGACTCAGACCTGATACCATTTTCCAGTCCAATTCGGTCCTACATTTTATTATTCCAATTCActttgatttgtttttattgtaaTTCATGTTGGGACTGGCTGTTCTTATCGCCCATCGCTTTGTGGGGGCTCATCCTTGGGGAGGCTGCGGGCTGATCGGGAAGCTGCATGGCAGCCCACTCAGCTCCCTGGGATCTGACCTTATCCGAGACTCCGTCAGCTGCTAAATGAGAGCGTGAGAAATTCCGTAATCTGAAATAGGCGTACATGCTCGTACTTATGCAGATGCAAATACGTTGAGAATATTGTTATAAAGGGGGAAAATTAATCAGAGTTTTGTTCTTAGATGAAGTAGAATCACTTATATTCCAattataatacatttaaaatataccTACAGAGAGAGGAATATTCAAgttcattgttcttgaattgagagcatttgttcttaaaaattaatCAGAAATTAACCAGAGTTTGTTCTTATATCAAGAAGAATCACTTATATTCCAattataatacatttaaaatataccTACACAGAGAGGAATATtcaagtacattgttcttgaattgagagcattcgttcttaaaaatcGTGTAAGTACATCttggtatcaatgttctcaaaatagtgagaagagaaaagttaaattgaaaaaaagTTAGTCCAGTCAGTAGTGTATCAGAAATTTTCTGTGTATATATAATTTGttataaaatagttttcaTTAGGCATTtacaaaacattttttaaacataacACCGAGTCGTCGTTATTAATTTTTCCTCTCAccaaaaatcaaatcaaaataTGGCCACATGTTCGATGGCCTTTCATACCATTAACCGCAGCGACAAAGCCACAAAAGTCCAACCGAAATATATCCCAAAATTCGGACAAAAATAGCAGAAAAGCGAATTTGCATAATAAATGTGGGGTCAGTTAGATGTTTTGGTGGTTGTAGTTCCACCACCTCATCACTCACACGCGCCACACTGAAACCATTGAAGCGTGGACTATTGGACAAATAAATGGTGTAAATTATATAACCATTGATGCGGGTTTGGGATGGAGGGGGGCGAGTCAAGTGCGTTATAtagaaaaataattaaacCAGTGACCGGACAAAAGTTGACCGCCCATTTGGGTCAGGCCACATGAAGTTCATCCGCTGGAGAGTCAATAGTTTCGCTTGATTTACGGTTCAAACTGATTGAGGGGCGGGGTTAGCTGGGTTTCAGAGGGGTGGTTTCGGTCACGTGTGTGGTTTTAGATATTTTATGCCACACAGGGGAGCTATTGGTTAAAATGAGTCCATTTCTTTTGCGTAGAGGCTGATGAGAGGTACTTCTATTgctacaaatatttaattaatgttGTATTTAAGCAACATGTTGTAATAGTTAGTTGAGAAATGCAAGACCAATAAGTAAATCCCACTTTTCTTTTCTCCTTCCAGAAACCACAGAGCTTCACCTGGCCAACTGTTGTGACCGTTTTCGTTTTGGCCATGGGCTGTGGCTTCTTTGCGGCGCGATGAAACCGCGGGAGACGTGTAATCGAATGATCTATAGTTAAATCAGCTAGCACTTAAGATATATGCCGATCTATACATAGATATAGCTATAGCTAAACCGTAAATAAGTTCAACGAATTTATTGAAC is from Drosophila suzukii chromosome 3, CBGP_Dsuzu_IsoJpt1.0, whole genome shotgun sequence and encodes:
- the hid gene encoding cell death protein hid; amino-acid sequence: MAVPFYLPEGGADDVASSSSGASGNSSPHNHPHPHPLPSSASSTTSSSGVSSASSASSSSSASSSSASSSSDGASSAASQSPNTTTSSATQTPMQSPLPTDQVLYALYEWVRIYQSQQSAPQIFQYPPPPSPSCNFTGGDVFFPHGHPNSNPHPRTPRTSVSFSSGEEYNFFRQQQPQPHPPYPAPSTPQPMPPQSAPAMHCSHSYPQQSAHMMPHHSAPFGMGGPYYAAYTPPPTPNTASAGTSTSSAAFGWHGHIHSPLSSTSTPLSAPVAPKMRLQRSQSDAARRKRLTSTGEDEREYQSDHEASWDEFDRYDNFTAGRERLQEFNGRIPPRKKKSSNSHCGGDNNPVCQNNSQPRDHSASSHAESGGTNGHISQQRQVERERQKAKAEKKKPQSFTWPTVVTVFVLAMGCGFFAAR